The DNA segment GTTTTAACCGTATCAGTATCGGTTGTCAGTCGCTGTCGAACACAGAGCTTATCAGACTTGGGAGAATACACACGGCGGAGGAGTTTTACGAGAGCTTTTTACTGGCACGCAATGCGGGATTTGATAATATAAATGTGGATCTGATGTCTGCACTGCCCGGACAAACCTTTGAGAACTGGGAGAGAAACCTGCGGGAAATGGCAGATCTTGCACCGGAACATATCTCTGCCTACAGTCTGATACTGGAAGAAAGAACTCCATTTTTCCAGAAACAGTGCGATTTGGATCTTCCAGATGAAGATACGGAGCGGCTGATGTACGAAAAGACGCAAGATATCCTGAGAGAATACGGTTATCATCAGTATGAGATATCGAATTATGCGAAAGCAGGGTATGAATGCCGTCACAATATAGGTTACTGGAAACGGGTTCCTTATTTGGGATTTGGACTTGGTGCGTCATCTCTGAAAAACGAGGAGAGATATTCGAATACTTCCGATTGGAAAGAATATCTGAAGAAAAGTGACAGACCAGAGAGCATAAAAAAGAGCTGCGAGAAACTGAGCAGGAAAGATCAGATTGAAGAATATATGATACTCGGTCTTCGGATGAACTGCGGTGTCT comes from the Blautia liquoris genome and includes:
- the hemW gene encoding radical SAM family heme chaperone HemW, translating into MNKKELELYVHIPFCVKKCDYCDFLSFSCSDEAKVSYTRALLKEIDSQPDMEDYQVVSIFFGGGTPSLMEIDLMQKITEQIRGKFHISDQAEITLEANPGTLTMEKLQAYLQMGFNRISIGCQSLSNTELIRLGRIHTAEEFYESFLLARNAGFDNINVDLMSALPGQTFENWERNLREMADLAPEHISAYSLILEERTPFFQKQCDLDLPDEDTERLMYEKTQDILREYGYHQYEISNYAKAGYECRHNIGYWKRVPYLGFGLGASSLKNEERYSNTSDWKEYLKKSDRPESIKKSCEKLSRKDQIEEYMILGLRMNCGVSEKDFSGQFGCTFDDIYHDVINKYVKTGYMQRTEGKITLTRKGISVSNIIMADFIL